The proteins below come from a single Piscinibacter gummiphilus genomic window:
- a CDS encoding enoyl-CoA hydratase — MTYENILTELRGNGPLRTGLVTLHRPKQLNALNDTLMDELGAALKAFDADDTVGCIVITGSEKAFAAGADIGAMAKWGYMDVYKSDYITRNWETIRSIRKPVIAAVAGFALGGGCELAMMCDIVIAADTAKFGQPEIKLGIIPGAGGTQRLPRAVGKAKAMDLVLTGRMMDAAEAERAGLVSRVVPAAELLDVAFAAAQNICEFSGPSVMMAKECVNRAYESPLSEGVTFERRVFHSLFATEDQKEGMDAFVAKRKPAFKQR; from the coding sequence ATGACCTACGAAAACATCCTCACCGAACTCCGCGGCAACGGCCCGCTGCGCACCGGCCTCGTCACGCTGCACCGCCCCAAGCAGCTCAACGCGCTCAACGACACTCTGATGGACGAGCTGGGTGCCGCGCTCAAGGCCTTCGATGCCGACGACACCGTGGGCTGCATCGTCATCACCGGCAGCGAGAAGGCCTTCGCGGCCGGCGCCGACATCGGCGCGATGGCCAAGTGGGGCTACATGGACGTCTACAAGAGCGACTACATCACCCGCAACTGGGAGACGATCCGCAGCATTCGCAAGCCGGTGATCGCCGCGGTGGCCGGCTTCGCGCTCGGTGGCGGCTGCGAGCTCGCGATGATGTGCGACATCGTCATCGCCGCCGACACCGCCAAGTTCGGCCAGCCCGAGATCAAGCTCGGCATCATCCCCGGCGCTGGGGGCACCCAGCGCCTGCCGCGCGCCGTGGGCAAGGCCAAGGCGATGGACCTCGTGCTCACCGGCCGAATGATGGACGCCGCCGAAGCCGAGCGTGCCGGGCTCGTGTCACGCGTGGTGCCCGCCGCCGAGCTGCTCGACGTGGCTTTCGCCGCGGCGCAAAACATCTGCGAATTCAGTGGCCCGAGCGTGATGATGGCCAAGGAGTGCGTGAACCGCGCCTACGAATCGCCGCTGTCGGAAGGCGTGACCTTCGAGCGGCGTGTCTTCCACTCGCTCTTCGCGACAGAGGATCAGAAGGAAGGCATGGACGCGTTCGTCGCCAAGCGCAAGCCCGCGTTCAAGCAACGCTGA
- the ruvC gene encoding crossover junction endodeoxyribonuclease RuvC: MRILGIDPALRTTGFGVIDVEGSTLHYVASGTIKTDAAALGDLPGRLKIIYDGVREVAARYEPTCASIEIVFVNVNPQSTLLLGQARGAAITGLVSSNIDVAEYTALQMKKAIVGAGHARKEQIQEMVKRLLKLPGLPGKDAADALGLAVCHAHAARSFAAIEKSTARTRSTKAQFKGGRSY; encoded by the coding sequence ATGCGAATCCTCGGCATCGACCCCGCCCTGCGCACCACCGGCTTCGGTGTGATCGACGTCGAGGGCAGCACGCTGCACTACGTGGCCAGCGGCACCATCAAGACCGACGCTGCGGCCCTGGGCGACCTGCCGGGCCGCCTGAAGATCATCTACGACGGGGTGCGCGAGGTGGCGGCGCGCTACGAGCCGACCTGCGCCTCGATCGAGATCGTGTTCGTCAACGTCAACCCGCAGAGCACGCTGCTGCTGGGGCAGGCGCGCGGCGCGGCGATCACCGGGCTCGTGTCTTCCAACATCGACGTGGCCGAGTACACCGCCCTTCAGATGAAGAAAGCCATCGTCGGGGCCGGCCATGCGCGCAAGGAGCAGATCCAGGAGATGGTCAAGCGCCTCCTGAAGCTGCCCGGCCTGCCCGGCAAGGACGCGGCCGATGCACTCGGCCTCGCGGTGTGCCATGCGCATGCGGCGCGATCGTTCGCCGCCATCGAGAAGAGCACGGCGCGCACGCGCAGCACCAAGGCCCAGTTCAAGGGCGGGCGCAGCTACTGA
- a CDS encoding phosphatidate cytidylyltransferase: MREVGHWLQSLTISQQIGLLFVLIFGVLSFVTAAAFMKSLQATPEKQEATDAMWWDLRALWIGTVLFWISWATGAFVSTLLFAIVSFLALREFITLTHTRRGDHRALLMAFFFVLPVQYWLAGGRYFDLFSVFIPVYAFAALPILAVFGNDATRFLERTAKIQWGTMVCVYGMSHAPALLLLEFPNYEDRGAFLVLYLVVVVVTAQIAQHAVKRRIRTLPAARHISRTFSWRAWALGALAAGLVGGMLFWITPFKAPQAIFIGFVAGGCGTLGELVMQALKRDAGVRHWGGRATVTGAVGLLDRVAPLCFAAPVFFHSLRWYFGA; this comes from the coding sequence ATGAGGGAAGTCGGCCACTGGCTGCAGAGCCTGACGATCTCGCAGCAGATCGGCCTGCTGTTCGTGCTGATCTTCGGCGTGCTGTCCTTCGTCACCGCCGCGGCGTTCATGAAATCGTTGCAGGCCACGCCCGAGAAGCAGGAAGCCACCGATGCGATGTGGTGGGACCTGCGGGCGCTGTGGATCGGCACGGTGCTCTTCTGGATCTCCTGGGCCACCGGCGCTTTCGTGTCGACCCTGCTCTTCGCCATCGTCTCGTTTCTGGCGCTGCGCGAGTTCATCACGCTCACCCACACCCGCCGCGGCGACCACCGCGCGCTGTTGATGGCCTTCTTCTTCGTGCTGCCGGTGCAGTACTGGCTGGCGGGCGGCCGCTACTTCGATCTCTTCAGCGTCTTCATCCCGGTCTATGCCTTCGCGGCGCTGCCCATCCTTGCGGTGTTCGGCAACGACGCGACGCGCTTTCTCGAGCGCACCGCCAAGATCCAGTGGGGCACGATGGTCTGCGTGTACGGCATGAGCCACGCGCCCGCGCTGCTGCTGCTCGAGTTCCCGAACTACGAAGACCGCGGCGCCTTCCTCGTGCTCTACCTGGTGGTGGTCGTGGTCACGGCGCAGATTGCGCAGCACGCCGTCAAGCGGCGCATCCGCACGCTGCCGGCCGCACGCCACATCAGCCGCACCTTCTCGTGGCGGGCCTGGGCGCTCGGGGCCCTGGCCGCCGGGCTGGTCGGTGGCATGTTGTTCTGGATCACGCCCTTCAAGGCGCCTCAGGCCATCTTCATCGGCTTCGTGGCCGGCGGTTGCGGCACGCTGGGCGAGCTGGTGATGCAGGCGCTCAAGCGCGACGCCGGCGTGCGGCATTGGGGCGGCCGCGCCACGGTGACGGGGGCGGTCGGACTGCTCGACCGTGTGGCGCCGCTCTGTTTCGCTGCCCCAGTGTTCTTCCACTCCCTGCGCTGGTATTTCGGCGCATGA
- a CDS encoding lysophospholipid acyltransferase family protein: MTLPELAGLILAFLARLITGAQGHWYGSPPKAEQRIYFANHQSHFDWVLIWASLPRDLRAVTRPIAARDYWTSSPLKHWITREIFNAVYVSRVRTADEDPLEPLVEALKSGDSLVIFPEGTRGNKGEPQAFKAGLFHLAEQFPEVQLIPTWIDNVHRVMPKGEVVPVPILCSVTFGAPIQLQPGEEKRAFLARARDAVIALSKVAA; this comes from the coding sequence GTGACGCTGCCCGAACTGGCAGGCCTGATCCTCGCCTTCCTCGCCCGTCTCATCACGGGCGCGCAGGGCCACTGGTACGGCAGCCCGCCCAAGGCCGAGCAGCGCATCTATTTCGCCAACCACCAGAGCCACTTCGACTGGGTGCTGATCTGGGCCTCGCTGCCGCGCGACCTGCGGGCCGTCACCCGGCCCATCGCCGCCCGCGACTACTGGACTTCGTCACCGCTCAAGCACTGGATCACCCGCGAGATCTTCAACGCGGTGTACGTGAGCCGCGTGCGCACCGCCGATGAAGACCCGCTGGAGCCGCTCGTGGAAGCGCTCAAGAGCGGTGACTCGCTCGTCATCTTTCCCGAGGGCACGCGCGGCAACAAAGGCGAGCCGCAGGCCTTCAAGGCGGGCCTCTTTCACCTGGCCGAGCAGTTCCCCGAGGTGCAGCTGATCCCCACCTGGATCGACAACGTGCACCGCGTGATGCCCAAGGGCGAAGTGGTGCCGGTGCCCATCCTGTGCTCGGTGACCTTCGGGGCGCCGATCCAGCTGCAGCCTGGCGAGGAGAAGCGCGCCTTCCTGGCACGGGCGCGTGACGCGGTGATTGCCCTGTCGAAGGTGGCCGCATGA